A genomic window from Bdellovibrio sp. SKB1291214 includes:
- a CDS encoding S8 family peptidase has translation MFSRKWLLASGAVGVIFFGGLGVYIYVSDSASPLRSQSSSRIKDGRLFETSKITSQTDTVEDEPSALFNDPAISQAWGLKKSDAARAWSVTRGNREIVVAVIDTGVDEHHEDLDRNLWINPGESGKDAQGRNKATNGIDDDGNGFIDDVHGWNFVSNNNKLDDNHGHGTHIAGIIGAEAGNGKGITGIAPDVSLMVLKYYDPKVPNTDNLKNTVAAIKYAVKMGARVINYSGGGTEFSQEEHDAVQEAEKAGILFVAAAGNERSNSDQHHYYPADYKLSNIISVTAYDPSVQVLNSSNYGVETVDIAAPGQNILSCLPGNSYGYMTGTSQATAFVTGAAVLVMANKQGAFNAVDVKKYILATGDAQTQLASKTRTSRQLNLYKALTILDQGVSASGVVTVNVDSMQKLGADPNEAPAGRAANEVSSFGRSLLNAIGGKQRPSRLGSKANDSDGL, from the coding sequence ATGTTTTCTCGCAAGTGGTTGTTAGCATCAGGAGCTGTCGGCGTGATCTTCTTTGGAGGTCTTGGTGTCTATATATATGTCTCCGACAGCGCATCCCCTTTACGTTCGCAAAGCTCCAGCAGAATAAAAGATGGACGTCTTTTTGAAACCTCAAAAATTACATCACAAACAGATACTGTAGAAGACGAGCCCAGTGCTTTGTTCAACGATCCTGCCATTAGCCAAGCTTGGGGTTTGAAAAAATCTGACGCTGCTCGAGCCTGGTCTGTCACTCGTGGCAACCGAGAAATTGTTGTTGCTGTTATTGATACAGGAGTTGATGAACATCACGAAGACTTGGATAGAAATCTTTGGATCAATCCCGGAGAGTCAGGCAAAGATGCTCAAGGCCGTAACAAAGCAACCAACGGTATTGATGACGACGGCAACGGCTTCATTGATGACGTTCATGGCTGGAACTTTGTTTCTAACAATAACAAATTAGACGACAACCACGGTCATGGAACTCATATCGCAGGTATCATTGGGGCGGAAGCCGGCAATGGTAAAGGGATTACAGGAATTGCTCCCGACGTGAGTCTTATGGTTCTTAAGTATTACGATCCCAAAGTTCCCAACACAGATAACTTAAAAAATACCGTAGCTGCAATTAAATACGCTGTAAAAATGGGTGCTCGAGTAATCAACTACTCAGGTGGCGGTACAGAGTTCTCTCAAGAAGAACATGATGCCGTACAAGAAGCAGAAAAAGCCGGTATCTTATTCGTTGCAGCCGCTGGTAATGAAAGATCCAACTCGGATCAACATCACTACTACCCTGCAGACTATAAACTTAGCAACATCATTTCAGTCACCGCTTACGATCCTTCAGTTCAAGTTTTGAATTCTTCGAACTATGGAGTTGAAACTGTCGATATCGCGGCTCCAGGGCAAAACATCTTATCATGCTTGCCAGGTAACTCTTACGGCTACATGACCGGAACCTCACAAGCGACAGCGTTCGTAACTGGTGCTGCAGTTTTGGTAATGGCTAATAAACAAGGTGCCTTCAACGCCGTTGACGTTAAAAAGTACATTTTAGCGACTGGTGATGCACAAACTCAGTTGGCCTCTAAGACACGTACGTCTCGCCAGTTGAATCTTTATAAAGCACTGACAATCCTAGACCAAGGGGTTTCCGCATCTGGAGTTGTAACGGTGAATGTAGATAGTATGCAGAAGTTAGGAGCTGATCCAAATGAAGCTCCTGCTGGCCGCGCGGCAAATGAAGTCAGCTCCTTTGGGCGCTCACTCCTGAATGCCATTGGAGGAAAACAAAGGCCTAGCCGTTTGGGCTCTAAAGCAAATGATAGTGACGGTCTGTAA
- a CDS encoding glycosyltransferase family 2 protein, whose protein sequence is MQQNPVSILLVIVNYNQELEINSFLCEVMKFWPLKDAVLVDDGSTDRSTEIARNSGFEVIAHPYNQGVGAAIRSGIHHAQKNKYDAVLIMSSNGKMLPSEIASICDPVKMNEADYATGSRFLAGGNSPGLSNFRRISIPIFSAICTFLLGRKFSDITCGFRCYRIDFLFNGTCDINQEWLSRYELEYYIHYWACRTGLCIKEVPVTIRYSHLNEKRKSKIRPIVDWWSMIKPLLFLRLKLKK, encoded by the coding sequence ATGCAACAAAATCCTGTTTCCATACTGTTGGTCATCGTTAACTATAACCAAGAGTTAGAGATTAATTCGTTCCTGTGCGAAGTTATGAAGTTCTGGCCACTTAAAGATGCAGTATTAGTCGACGATGGCTCGACCGATCGCTCCACTGAAATTGCACGTAACAGTGGTTTCGAAGTGATAGCTCACCCCTATAACCAGGGGGTGGGTGCCGCAATTCGAAGTGGCATCCACCATGCGCAAAAAAATAAATATGATGCTGTATTGATTATGTCATCGAACGGAAAGATGCTCCCATCCGAAATCGCCTCTATATGCGATCCAGTAAAAATGAATGAAGCGGATTACGCGACAGGAAGTCGTTTTCTAGCCGGAGGAAACTCGCCAGGCCTATCAAACTTTCGAAGGATCTCAATCCCGATTTTCTCTGCAATATGCACTTTTCTGTTAGGAAGAAAATTTTCTGATATTACATGTGGTTTTAGATGTTATCGAATTGATTTTCTTTTTAATGGCACCTGCGATATTAATCAGGAGTGGTTATCTCGCTATGAGCTCGAATACTATATTCACTATTGGGCATGTCGAACGGGCCTATGTATCAAGGAGGTTCCGGTTACTATCCGCTACTCCCATCTGAATGAAAAAAGAAAAAGCAAGATTCGTCCTATCGTAGATTGGTGGTCAATGATTAAACCACTCCTGTTTTTAAGATTGAAATTGAAGAAATGA
- the lnt gene encoding apolipoprotein N-acyltransferase, whose amino-acid sequence MMKKAVQLFKHKAFDLRWALLSGILVGTSYIPFPPWALLFCYIPLWISVTADNSPLKKAFWSGWTTQFVLSAIGFHWIAYTAHEFGAMPWIISILALLLFCAFMHLYIPAAVTAGAWLQRKFKLSRIQTIFSIALLHALLERIWPVIFDWNLGYTLLGAHIPAYQWADVIGFAGLSAVILLCNAWIAAIWLGFRESSKNFVQIAILSVVLVFFVVGGHFHKTRWDQFDQEFKTTIIQANIGNSEKIQAEQGRGAQEFITRKFTSMTMDAFAKFPDTDLFIWPETAFPDYLDQRLLNRKHTQILINSLTGMDKAIMAGAYSRSPVLDPHRDEATFNALFLIDSKGNSLDAPYLKTNLLAFGEYLPFSEKFPVLLKWLPFVSNFGRGTGPRALSWNHGGQSIKLGGQICYEGLDAHFSRGLAEENSDVLVNVTNDSWFGRTSEPLQHMYMTLARAIETRRPLIRSTNTGISTVIWANGDLQQTSPLHEEWSGEFTVKYRKNAPITPYVKWGHFDWIVLLIALFGIVLTGALNARSRRP is encoded by the coding sequence ATGATGAAGAAAGCCGTTCAATTATTCAAGCACAAAGCCTTCGATTTACGTTGGGCATTACTCTCTGGGATTTTGGTTGGAACAAGCTACATTCCATTCCCGCCATGGGCTTTGCTCTTTTGCTACATCCCTCTTTGGATTTCCGTCACCGCAGATAATTCTCCTCTGAAAAAAGCCTTCTGGAGCGGATGGACCACGCAGTTTGTGCTGTCTGCCATTGGCTTTCATTGGATCGCTTACACAGCTCACGAATTTGGCGCCATGCCTTGGATCATCTCTATCCTCGCACTGCTACTTTTTTGTGCTTTCATGCATCTCTACATTCCGGCGGCAGTCACTGCGGGCGCTTGGCTTCAAAGAAAATTCAAACTTTCTAGAATCCAAACCATATTCTCAATTGCCTTGCTGCACGCGCTTTTGGAGAGAATTTGGCCAGTGATTTTTGATTGGAATTTGGGCTACACACTCTTGGGAGCTCACATCCCAGCTTATCAGTGGGCTGATGTGATCGGCTTTGCTGGATTGTCAGCAGTCATCCTTTTGTGCAACGCCTGGATCGCCGCCATTTGGTTGGGTTTCCGTGAATCCAGTAAAAACTTTGTTCAAATAGCGATTCTTTCCGTTGTTTTAGTTTTCTTCGTTGTTGGCGGCCATTTTCATAAAACACGTTGGGATCAATTCGACCAAGAATTTAAAACCACAATCATTCAAGCCAACATCGGCAATTCTGAAAAAATTCAGGCCGAGCAAGGGCGCGGAGCTCAAGAGTTCATCACTCGCAAATTCACAAGCATGACGATGGATGCATTTGCTAAATTTCCTGACACGGATTTGTTCATTTGGCCAGAGACTGCATTCCCCGACTATTTGGATCAACGACTCTTAAACCGCAAACACACTCAAATTCTGATCAACAGCCTAACGGGCATGGATAAAGCCATCATGGCGGGAGCTTACTCGCGCAGCCCTGTTCTAGATCCCCACCGCGACGAGGCGACTTTCAATGCTTTATTCCTGATCGATTCAAAAGGGAACAGCTTGGATGCACCTTATCTAAAAACAAATTTGCTGGCTTTTGGTGAATATCTGCCCTTCAGCGAAAAGTTTCCGGTCTTGCTGAAATGGCTTCCTTTCGTTTCAAATTTTGGGCGCGGTACGGGACCGCGCGCCTTGAGTTGGAATCACGGGGGCCAATCCATCAAACTGGGTGGTCAGATTTGCTACGAAGGTTTGGATGCACATTTCTCGCGCGGCTTGGCTGAAGAGAACTCTGACGTCTTGGTGAATGTCACCAATGATTCGTGGTTTGGTCGCACGTCGGAGCCTTTACAACACATGTACATGACTTTAGCGCGAGCAATTGAAACTCGACGCCCTTTGATCCGCTCGACAAACACTGGCATTAGTACAGTGATTTGGGCGAATGGTGACCTTCAACAAACTTCCCCACTTCATGAAGAATGGAGCGGTGAATTTACTGTAAAATACCGCAAGAATGCTCCAATCACCCCTTACGTAAAATGGGGCCACTTTGATTGGATCGTACTTCTGATTGCCCTGTTTGGTATTGTTCTAACTGGAGCCTTGAATGCAAGATCTCGTCGTCCTTGA
- a CDS encoding endonuclease MutS2, whose product MQDLVVLDWIEILEKIKSHATSDIGREAVLDIKPLASADEAYVSFQEIAHATEVLNQGVRPFMQSLDLYQTWIARLKKKAVLKTLEIKDVRAFCMEALALKEALEPVQNDWAQRIYKSLMDAEEPLSAIDQVLTPGGEIRSDASEKLYNLFKEKERLAREVQSTLDRLVKDHQMETVIQDKFVTTREGRWVLPVRAGMQSKLPGVIHGASQSKQTVFVEPEKVIPTNNRLRQVESEIEDEIERLLTELSHYLSSQATDIESTRVLLEEADIRFSQAQFTNQISGHSIEFATDTMELIEVRHPLLQLSGKNVVSNTVLLDGKKSILLLSGPNAGGKTVLLKSIGLAAQMARCGLPICASETSRIPFFKDVLIGIGDSQSVDEELSTFAAHLKILSKAASVKGHQNLILIDEIAGSTDPEEGSALARAFIEEFSKNNVFAVITSHLGPLKSGWDEESHVLNGSMEYDPKTGRPTYQFLAGIPGDSLAIQTAKRVGVAQSIVQRAMDVLAPATRARLEGLEQIERLKSDIAILQDHLRKETKKAVETKNKYEGLLSQFNKDKDEWLQRTLKKAERKVDEAIAQAKVAETFKRHTALQEIKYQLPEIVKAKQVIQPGAPQTAEEFAKKFPPGSKVFVQSLNQDGIVQSAPNNKGDLMILSGSVRLQVNWQNLKLPGKPQNPTSQLVRKSGGVSVAMADDDRTLDLRGKTVEEALQDLEVALDKAATTREDRLKIIHGHGTEALKKAVRTYLSRSVYVKKWKAGSPEHGGDGVTWAEIGEA is encoded by the coding sequence ATGCAAGATCTCGTCGTCCTTGATTGGATTGAAATTTTAGAAAAAATTAAATCACATGCGACCAGCGACATTGGTCGCGAAGCCGTGCTTGATATAAAACCGTTGGCGTCAGCTGACGAAGCCTATGTCAGTTTTCAAGAGATTGCCCATGCCACGGAAGTCTTGAATCAAGGCGTACGCCCCTTCATGCAAAGTCTGGATTTATATCAAACATGGATTGCTCGTCTAAAAAAGAAAGCCGTTTTAAAAACTTTGGAAATCAAAGATGTTCGCGCTTTTTGCATGGAAGCCCTGGCACTCAAGGAAGCTCTTGAACCCGTACAAAACGACTGGGCCCAGCGAATCTATAAGAGCTTAATGGATGCCGAAGAACCATTGTCTGCTATCGATCAGGTTTTAACTCCGGGCGGAGAGATTCGCTCCGATGCCAGCGAAAAACTTTATAATTTATTTAAAGAAAAAGAACGCTTAGCGCGAGAAGTTCAAAGCACATTGGACCGCTTGGTGAAAGATCACCAGATGGAAACAGTGATTCAGGATAAGTTCGTCACCACCCGTGAAGGTCGTTGGGTTCTGCCTGTGCGTGCCGGGATGCAAAGTAAACTTCCCGGAGTCATTCACGGAGCTTCCCAAAGTAAGCAAACTGTTTTTGTAGAACCAGAAAAGGTCATCCCCACAAACAACCGCCTAAGACAAGTGGAATCGGAGATTGAAGACGAAATCGAAAGGCTATTAACCGAGCTTTCCCATTACCTTTCATCTCAAGCGACTGATATCGAAAGCACACGTGTGCTCCTTGAAGAAGCAGATATTCGTTTCTCTCAAGCACAGTTTACAAATCAAATCAGTGGACATTCAATCGAGTTCGCGACAGACACCATGGAACTGATCGAGGTCCGTCATCCCCTTTTGCAGTTAAGCGGTAAAAACGTTGTTTCCAACACTGTTCTTTTGGATGGCAAAAAAAGTATTTTGCTACTAAGCGGACCAAATGCAGGTGGTAAGACAGTCTTGCTAAAATCCATCGGTCTTGCGGCGCAAATGGCAAGATGCGGTCTTCCAATTTGCGCCAGCGAAACATCACGCATTCCCTTCTTTAAAGATGTTTTAATTGGCATCGGCGACAGTCAAAGTGTTGACGAAGAACTCTCAACCTTTGCCGCGCATTTGAAAATCTTGAGCAAAGCGGCCTCCGTCAAGGGCCATCAAAATTTAATTCTAATCGACGAGATTGCGGGCTCGACGGATCCAGAAGAAGGCAGTGCTCTAGCGCGTGCTTTCATCGAGGAATTTTCAAAAAACAACGTATTCGCAGTTATCACTTCGCATCTGGGACCATTGAAATCAGGGTGGGATGAAGAAAGTCATGTTCTGAACGGGAGTATGGAGTACGACCCTAAGACAGGACGGCCTACTTACCAATTCTTGGCAGGTATACCTGGCGATTCATTGGCGATTCAAACGGCGAAACGCGTCGGTGTTGCTCAGTCGATCGTCCAAAGAGCAATGGATGTGCTTGCGCCAGCGACTCGTGCACGTTTAGAGGGTCTTGAGCAAATCGAAAGACTTAAGAGCGATATTGCAATCCTGCAGGATCACTTACGAAAAGAAACGAAAAAAGCTGTCGAGACGAAAAACAAATACGAAGGCCTTCTGTCTCAATTTAACAAAGACAAAGACGAATGGTTGCAGCGCACTTTGAAAAAAGCTGAACGTAAGGTTGATGAGGCCATTGCTCAAGCTAAAGTGGCAGAAACATTCAAACGCCATACGGCTCTACAGGAAATCAAATACCAATTACCTGAAATCGTGAAAGCAAAACAAGTGATCCAACCTGGAGCCCCGCAAACAGCCGAAGAATTTGCGAAAAAGTTCCCTCCAGGCTCAAAGGTCTTTGTTCAATCACTGAATCAAGATGGCATCGTACAAAGTGCACCTAACAACAAGGGTGATTTGATGATTCTATCTGGATCTGTACGCTTGCAGGTCAACTGGCAAAACTTAAAACTTCCCGGTAAACCGCAGAATCCAACGTCTCAGTTGGTTCGAAAATCAGGTGGAGTTTCAGTGGCAATGGCAGACGACGACCGCACTTTAGATTTACGTGGTAAAACTGTTGAAGAAGCGTTGCAAGACCTTGAAGTGGCTTTGGATAAAGCCGCAACTACTCGCGAAGATCGATTAAAAATCATTCACGGTCACGGGACAGAGGCTTTAAAAAAAGCTGTCAGAACATACTTGTCCCGTTCGGTATACGTTAAGAAATGGAAAGCGGGTTCTCCAGAACATGGTGGCGACGGCGTCACATGGGCTGAAATCGGCGAAGCATAA
- a CDS encoding lipase maturation factor family protein, which produces MDSYLIASWVVSKTLALTYFIAFLSLSTQVLGLFGSRGILSIDHLLNILDKELGVSRFRHFPSVFWFESSDFSLKAACLIGMLASTLAFLGFSQTWMFVVCWMLYLSFASCGQIFLSYQWDNLLLELGFIALFFAPFSVEWIPFKSYEIHPMILGLVWLLLVKLMFSSGIVKLTNKDPDWKNLSALRFHYWTQPLPNPLAWFLSKAPLAFQKFSCGLLFFIEIVSPVFLLFGGKAAFVAALLQILLQALIILTGNFAFFNILTLGLCFSVIADTFWTFHDTSWVLPVGVSTELAVAVFVVLLPGNLFWIYKTVFEKSKALDFMLPWMRFLFPFRITNPYGLFAVMTKSRPEIVLEGSNDGQTWLEYEFKHKPTKLTDRPTIVAPFQPRLDWQMWFAALEGYSENMWLQNLVTRLFDESPDVQELLKKDPFQGKSPKLMRFVRYDYHFSTWQNLKTKGEWWKREHSSAYSPIFERDEES; this is translated from the coding sequence GTGGATAGCTACCTTATTGCAAGTTGGGTGGTAAGTAAGACCCTTGCACTGACCTATTTTATCGCATTCCTATCACTCTCCACTCAAGTGCTGGGGCTGTTCGGCTCCCGCGGAATTTTATCCATTGATCACCTTTTAAATATTTTAGACAAGGAATTAGGAGTGTCACGATTTCGACACTTCCCTTCTGTATTTTGGTTTGAGTCTTCAGATTTCAGCCTGAAAGCAGCTTGTCTGATTGGAATGTTGGCATCGACATTGGCGTTTTTAGGATTCAGTCAAACGTGGATGTTTGTTGTGTGCTGGATGCTGTATCTTTCTTTCGCCAGCTGTGGGCAGATCTTTTTATCATACCAATGGGATAATTTGCTTTTGGAGCTGGGTTTCATCGCTTTATTCTTTGCGCCATTTTCTGTGGAGTGGATTCCGTTTAAGAGTTATGAAATTCACCCTATGATTTTAGGACTGGTTTGGCTACTTTTGGTGAAGCTGATGTTTTCATCAGGCATCGTCAAGCTTACAAACAAAGACCCCGACTGGAAAAATCTGTCAGCGCTAAGGTTTCATTATTGGACTCAACCGCTACCAAACCCCCTTGCGTGGTTTTTAAGTAAAGCCCCGTTGGCTTTCCAGAAATTTAGTTGCGGGCTTTTGTTTTTCATCGAAATAGTTTCGCCGGTATTTTTACTTTTCGGGGGAAAGGCTGCTTTCGTTGCGGCCTTGCTGCAAATCCTTTTACAAGCACTCATTATTTTAACTGGCAATTTCGCGTTTTTTAATATTCTCACTTTGGGACTGTGTTTTTCTGTTATTGCCGATACATTTTGGACGTTTCACGACACTTCATGGGTATTGCCCGTGGGAGTTTCAACGGAGCTCGCTGTCGCGGTCTTCGTTGTCTTATTACCGGGGAATCTATTTTGGATCTATAAAACGGTGTTTGAAAAGAGCAAAGCCTTGGACTTCATGCTTCCGTGGATGCGTTTCTTATTCCCATTTCGAATTACTAATCCCTATGGTCTTTTTGCAGTCATGACAAAATCGCGACCTGAAATTGTTCTAGAGGGAAGTAATGATGGTCAAACTTGGCTCGAATACGAATTCAAACACAAACCCACAAAACTGACCGATCGCCCGACGATCGTGGCCCCGTTTCAGCCACGTCTAGATTGGCAGATGTGGTTTGCAGCCCTTGAAGGCTATAGCGAAAACATGTGGCTCCAAAATTTGGTCACCCGTCTTTTTGACGAAAGCCCCGATGTACAAGAGCTGCTGAAAAAGGATCCATTCCAGGGAAAATCACCGAAACTCATGCGTTTTGTTCGCTACGACTATCATTTCAGCACCTGGCAGAACCTAAAAACCAAGGGCGAGTGGTGGAAACGGGAGCATTCTTCTGCCTATTCTCCTATTTTTGAAAGAGACGAAGAGTCCTAA
- a CDS encoding MFS transporter, with the protein MKEFAVNDSMGSWMFALSSISGFLSSYLTRNLLRRFDRMTVLRGGSIALIVSLIGLATAPHFYVFLFFSLAFGMSLGILGLIPNVLVSLGSSEERKQQLMSGLHAMYGVASFCSPLIAASVEVLTGSWRWTFGIITLVPAALLLYSFHGSHANLHQKAEFVPENHKLNKARNFKPQIFLAFMVSFCVCAEIMVSSRLALFMRRTADYDMEHSSLYVTYFFVGMLTGRSLFALIKLPFTLRTQLSASLVLTGLCILGGVYIHPVFLPITGFAVAPFYPLAITWISSKFPTDLDSAVSYMMATDSMMLVGMHLLIGHFTDTKGIAFAMLLLGPIYCLLSFLLVNSYEYFFERHQPQDDSNIA; encoded by the coding sequence ATGAAAGAGTTTGCAGTGAACGATTCCATGGGCTCATGGATGTTTGCTTTGAGTTCTATTTCTGGATTTCTTTCAAGCTACTTGACTCGAAATTTGCTACGCCGCTTTGATCGCATGACAGTTTTGCGAGGCGGATCAATTGCGTTGATAGTGTCGCTGATCGGTCTTGCGACAGCTCCGCATTTTTATGTGTTCTTGTTTTTCTCTTTAGCGTTCGGGATGAGCTTGGGGATCTTAGGTTTGATTCCCAACGTCTTAGTTTCCTTAGGTTCCAGCGAGGAAAGAAAGCAGCAGCTGATGTCAGGCCTTCATGCGATGTACGGTGTGGCCAGTTTTTGCTCGCCCTTGATTGCAGCTTCCGTGGAAGTATTGACGGGGAGCTGGCGTTGGACTTTTGGTATTATCACCCTAGTGCCGGCGGCCTTGTTGCTTTATTCGTTCCACGGTAGTCATGCGAACTTGCATCAAAAAGCAGAGTTCGTTCCAGAGAATCACAAGCTGAATAAAGCCCGTAACTTTAAGCCCCAGATTTTCTTAGCCTTCATGGTGAGCTTTTGTGTTTGTGCGGAAATCATGGTGTCCTCGCGATTGGCTTTATTCATGCGTAGAACCGCTGACTACGACATGGAACATTCCAGTCTTTACGTGACTTACTTTTTTGTAGGTATGTTAACGGGACGATCGTTGTTTGCTTTGATTAAACTGCCATTCACGTTAAGAACTCAATTATCTGCATCTCTGGTCCTAACGGGGCTGTGTATTTTAGGTGGCGTATATATTCATCCTGTCTTTCTTCCAATCACGGGTTTTGCCGTAGCTCCGTTTTATCCGTTGGCGATTACTTGGATTTCTTCAAAGTTTCCGACGGATTTGGATTCGGCTGTGTCCTATATGATGGCAACGGATTCGATGATGTTAGTTGGAATGCACTTGTTGATCGGGCACTTCACGGATACCAAGGGTATCGCTTTCGCCATGTTGTTACTGGGACCAATCTATTGTCTGTTGTCTTTCTTACTTGTAAATAGTTACGAGTATTTCTTTGAGCGCCATCAGCCGCAAGATGATTCAAATATTGCATAG
- a CDS encoding PBECR2 nuclease fold domain-containing protein has translation MAKAKTRTVKSKSIKAIKAITEKEYIVVDEKAGLIFENEQDLFGYFESAIKKFQDEYQSYRTPDDFTDEEQLSRENYLESTLDDPDEVWEDTTAIEDYPVYYFIREFEEGATAFKYIAIGYMAEEDEYPTFVFMHFPTRDSHVWHQYQKTEMAYSRDYAEASVGAIEGDAMLEGDPLAVGLYQAMMKVRTDKDIDKDKFQDYAELREETIESADEIWRKTDTEGHVLVSFIKEFPDHETKDLVYVAVTQEDEETNVHSLLFSFPTTDEALVDRYRQGENLQAEEVSQESSH, from the coding sequence TTAAAGCGATTACTGAAAAGGAGTACATCGTTGTCGATGAAAAAGCCGGTTTGATCTTTGAGAACGAACAGGATCTTTTTGGGTACTTTGAAAGCGCCATCAAAAAGTTCCAGGATGAGTATCAATCCTATCGCACACCGGATGACTTCACCGATGAAGAACAACTTTCCCGCGAAAATTATTTGGAGTCCACATTGGATGATCCGGATGAGGTTTGGGAAGATACAACGGCCATTGAAGATTATCCGGTTTATTACTTCATCCGCGAGTTTGAAGAGGGTGCCACAGCATTTAAATACATTGCGATTGGATACATGGCGGAAGAGGACGAGTATCCCACTTTCGTATTCATGCATTTCCCAACGCGCGACTCCCATGTTTGGCATCAGTATCAAAAAACAGAAATGGCTTACAGCCGTGACTATGCCGAAGCTTCCGTAGGCGCTATCGAAGGGGACGCGATGTTAGAAGGCGACCCTTTAGCAGTCGGACTTTATCAAGCAATGATGAAAGTGCGTACTGACAAGGATATCGACAAGGATAAATTCCAGGACTATGCAGAATTGCGTGAAGAAACAATTGAATCTGCGGACGAGATTTGGAGAAAGACAGATACAGAAGGCCACGTTCTTGTGAGCTTTATTAAAGAATTCCCCGATCACGAAACAAAGGATTTAGTTTACGTTGCGGTTACACAAGAGGACGAAGAAACCAATGTTCATTCGTTGTTGTTCTCTTTCCCCACAACGGATGAAGCCTTGGTAGATCGCTATCGTCAGGGTGAAAACTTACAGGCTGAAGAAGTGAGCCAGGAGTCTTCGCACTAA